The following coding sequences lie in one Bifidobacterium sp. ESL0690 genomic window:
- a CDS encoding GNAT family N-acetyltransferase: MGNAANSDSRVSGAIRKCGIDDAAMLHQLSVETYVDTFDGTSSDEDMQKFLEETYSEPILREELANPNSVYFVISMPAGARNGVRQRNKQNGGEAAGFADSDNADDSNNSDSSAVSAGIPAGYIKLNFGDAQIEDMGPDAMEVQRLYIQKAFKGCGLGTQLMNKAFDLARERKLKKVWLGVWEHNEPAKRFYASKGFVRVGQHAFWQGDDKQTDYLMARDL; encoded by the coding sequence ATGGGGAATGCGGCAAATTCCGATTCGCGGGTTTCTGGGGCTATCCGCAAGTGCGGCATTGACGATGCGGCGATGTTGCATCAGTTGAGCGTCGAAACGTACGTTGACACTTTCGACGGCACGAGCTCGGACGAGGATATGCAAAAATTCCTTGAGGAGACGTATTCCGAGCCGATTCTGCGTGAAGAACTGGCGAATCCGAATTCGGTATATTTCGTGATTTCGATGCCTGCGGGTGCACGAAACGGAGTGCGACAGCGGAATAAACAAAATGGCGGCGAGGCTGCCGGTTTCGCTGATTCTGATAACGCTGATGATTCCAATAATTCTGATAGTTCTGCCGTTTCTGCAGGAATCCCCGCGGGCTATATCAAGCTGAATTTCGGCGACGCACAGATTGAGGATATGGGCCCGGATGCTATGGAGGTCCAGCGACTCTATATTCAAAAGGCGTTCAAGGGCTGTGGGCTGGGTACTCAGCTGATGAACAAGGCGTTCGATTTGGCGCGCGAACGCAAGCTTAAGAAGGTGTGGCTCGGCGTGTGGGAGCACAACGAACCGGCCAAGCGTTTTTACGCAAGTAAGGGTTTTGTGCGCGTTGGCCAACATGCGTTCTGGCAGGGCGATGACAAACAGACCGACTACCTGATGGCTCGCGATTTGTGA